GAGGATATGGTTTGGAGGATTTTTTTGAAATTGAGGAGCCGAATAATGCTGCGGGGAACCGGCCATCCTTCAGGTTTATTGTTATCAGATGTAAAAAGGGGGAATAGTCATTAGCCACCGGAAGGAACAGGCGCCATCCACCGGTTTATTTCATTAATTTTGTCAAAACAATGTATGGGTTCTCTGCTGGATGACATCAAACAGAACGATAAACTGCCGATCCGCCTTGTTTCGCCAGGATTTGGCCAGCTCCCTTCAGATGAGCTCTTCAAACAGGGCCATACCCATCGTAAAGCCTATTATTTCTTTCTGTTCATGGTGGATGGCTGTACGCAGCACCGTGTCGATCTTCAGCAGTTTGATATCCATACAAACGAGTTGCTGATCGTTCTTCCTCACCAGATGCACGAGCTTCCGAAATCGAAGCATGGTTCAGATTATTTCAAGATCGGTTTTGATGAAAGCTGCCTTTCCCTGTTGCCCAGACAATATCCTTTCCTGGTGAATCCCCTGAACACCCAAAAGGTGATTTTCAGTCCAGCTGCCGCTGCCAGGCTTAAATCGATCTTCGAAATACTATTGGAGCTGTTGAGCGTGATGACCACTGATCCGGAGCTTATCCTGGCGCACCTTAACAGCTTGCTGACAGAAATAAATGCCGCATATTTTAATGCTGACCGGGTGCCGGCTGATGAAAAACTTTCCAAATACATCGACTTCAAGGTTTTTGTGGAGAACAACCTCACCGATCATCCTACGATCAGGGAGATTGCAGAGAAACTGGCCATTAACACCAATAGTTTATATGGCATTGTGAAGCAATATTCCGGCCTTTCCCCCAAAGAGTTCATGATCAATCGCCTGATACTCGAAGCACGCCGCCGGCTGTATTATGGTGAGAGCGCCTCTGTCAAAACGCTTGCCTTCGAGCTGGGTTTTAATGATCCCGAATATTTCTCCCGGTTGTTCAGGAAGGTCACGGGTAAAACGATTGCCGCATTCTTTCAGGATTTGTCAGGGAAGTAATACGTTTTGTCCGGCTGTTTAAAGAATGTTCAGCTCATTTTTGTTCTTCAAAAAGATCAACAATGAACAGAACATTAGGAACAAACGGCCCGTTAGTGTCCGCTACAGGTTTGGGATGCATGGGCATGTCCGGCGCATACGGGCAATCAGATGAAAAGGAGTCCATCGCTACCATCGAGCGGGCGCTTGAGCTCGGGCACAATTTTTTAGACACCTCCGATCATTATGGCGCGGGCCACAATGAGGACGTGATCGGCCAGGCTATCAAAGGTAAACGTGAGAAAGCCTTTCTCTCCGTTAAAACAGGCCAGCTGCTTGCTCCCGCCGCCAATGGAGGTATGGCCCCCGGTCCGGTAAATACGCATCCGGATTACCTGCGCAATGCCGTTATTTACAGTTTGCGGAGGCTTAAGACGGAGTATATCGATCTTTATACCCCGGCCAGAGTTGATCCGAACGTCCCTATCGAAGAAACCATCGGTGCGCTGGCTGATCTTGTGCAAAAGGGGGTGATCCGCTACATTGGTTTGTCGGAAGCATCAGCGGAAACCGTTCGCAGAGCTGCCGCTACGCACCCGGTTATCGCGCTGCAAACAGAATACTCGTTATGGAGCAGGGATATAGAGGCGGAGGTGTTGCCTACTATAAGGGAATTGGGTATTGGTCTGGTTGCCTATGCGCCTTTAAGCCGGGGTTTTTTAAGCGGGGAATTCAGGAAACCGGAGGACATTAAAGATAACCGGGCGCACATGCCCCGGTATCAGGGCGAGAACTTTTACAAGAACCTCGAGCTGGTTGAAAAGATCAGGGCTTTGGCTGCCGGTAAAAATTGCACACCCGCGCAATTGGCCATCGCCTGGGTGCTTTCTCAAGGCGATGATATCATTACTATTCCGGGTTCCAAACGAATAAAACATCTGGAAGAGAATATCGCGTCTGAGGATGTTGAACTTACCCGGGAAGATATTGAAAGCATTGATGCCATTATGCCTGCGGGGATTGTTTCCGGTGCGCGGTACCCGGAGCGGTTTCTGAGTACTTTAAACCGGTAAATGCAGTGAGCAGGCTGCTTTTTGAATTGGCGTAACATCTTCCGGGTTTGATCTTAGCCTTGGGGATAGTGCCCGATGGCAAAGATCACACCACAACAAAAACGCTGATCCCCGGCGTTTTTGTTGTGGTGAATATAGATGATTACTTTCGGACGGATAGGAAAGATCAGAAAGCGGAGTTTAGCAGCTGCACGCATGCTTATTTCCTTTTTACGGCATACAATATCATCGCCCCCAATACGATAAAAGCTGTTGCAAGAAACGCCCAGCGGTTTGTTTTTTTAGAGGATGCTGCAATAGTATAATTCGCATTCAGCAACCGGTATGTATCTATTTTCCAGGTTAATGTGTCATTAGACAAAATGCCATCCGATTCAACAATATCACCCGGCATCACCAGTTTGTAATCAATAGAAGCATTAAAATAGGTTGACAGGCGCTCAAACGCTTCCGGTTCGATAATTTGCTGTACCAGGCTATCGTTACCGGATTTGGCGAAGTTGCCGAACGCCTGTGTATTAAATGACTTGTCCAATATCGGCATCAAATCAGATTTGGTCAGCTCTTTAGCATGCCGGGCATAATACAAGGCAAAAACACTATCCTTTTGCGCTTCCATGATAGTTTTGGAAGGATGGTTGGCAATTAATTCCAGATGCCTGATCAACTCGCTGTACTGCATTTCAAATAAGTTGTGCAGCAGCCACTTTCCCGCTTTTTCCTCAATGCTGTTCAATATATCATTAGCCTCTACGCCGTTCATTCCTTTCAAAATATCAGGTTTGCCGGTCAGCCAATAGCCAGCCTCCTCTGCACTCAGGTACCTGGTCACCGGAATGGCGAATGTGATGGGCAGTTTGGAAAAGGACTCTTTAAAGTTGTAGTAGGTATAGAAGAAACGGAACCGCTTTTCCAGTGCCGGCTTCATCGTTATATCGCGCCAGGCATGCGATGACTTTATCTGGAAGGAATCTGCCAGATGCTGTACGGTGTTATAGTGCTTGCGGGCTATTGCGGTGATGACTTCCATGCTATCCTGCGGATCTTTCTTCCAGCCTGTTACCGGCCAGTCGGTCCTTATTTCCTCCCCTTTATATTTCCATTGTATATCCCAGCCCGTAAGGTCCATTATAAACGGGTGGTCAGCAGTGTCGCCCTGTATGAACTTTTCATCTACAGCGGCGGTCGATACCCTGTTGAGACTTCCATCGCTGTTTAGCGTAGTGGTCATGTTGACATTATTGTTGCAGGCTGCCAGCAACGAACCGGTCACTATTATTAAACCCCTGATAGTTGTTTTCATGGTATGATTATTTTCCTGGTATATGATTATATCGTTCTCTGAAGGAGGCTATAGGACTTTTTTCTTTCTTATACTGTATATAATAGTCCAGCAGATCATCTATGGATTTCGTTTGAGGTAACCTGCTGTGATCGCGGACAGCTGTTTTATAGTATGGATTACCCATAGCGTTTGATTGATGATCGCCCCCTTCAGCCAGCTGCTGATACAGCAGAAAAGAAAGCAGTATGACAGCTGCCGCAGTGGAAACAATCCGGGCCATACTTAGCAGTTTGCCGCCGGTATTGCCGGCCTGCTTTTTATTAACAATACCGGATAAAATGTTGTCCGTAAGTTTAGCCGCATCCATTTCTTTCAACGCAGGCCGGGCGGCCCGCAATGCAGCCAGTATTTCTTCCAGTTTTTTATCACTTTTCATAGATCATCATTTTGCGTAGTGCTTCCTTTATATTTTTCTTGGCCAGATACAGGTTGCTTTTCACTTTTTCAGCAGTCAGTCTGGTGATCACCGTTATTTCCTCCGTTTCCAGGCCTTCCAGATATTTCAGCGTAAATACCAGTTTTTGTTTTGGGGTGAGGGAATGCGTAAGCTGTGCGATGACGGATGCAATATTCCTGTTCAATAGCTGTTGCTCCAGGTTGGAATTTGCCAACTGGTCGCTCAGCAATATGATATTTTCTTCTGCATACGGTACCAGCGTTTTCTTTGAGCGCAGGTAGTCGTAGCTGCAGTTGGTGGCAATGGTGTACAACCAGGTACGGAAGCGAAACTTCGGGTCATAGGTTTTACAATAGGTCCATGCCCTTAAAAAAGTCTCCTGTACCACATCCTTTGCATCATCTTCGTTGCCCACCAGTCTGAATACATAGGCGAAAATCTGAGACTGGTATAGCGTTACGATCTGCCCGAATGCAGCCGTATCGCCTTGTTGGCATCGTGCTATCCATTCGTTAAGGCTTTGTTCGTGCATGAACTGCTTGTTTGTAGTAGTTATACTGTTGCATTCCGGGGAAAGTCGAAAAAATAGGTAAAATAGTTGGTTATGCAATTAGCCGGGTCATGCTCGAGCTTTAACAGCCATTGCTACCAGGACTTTGCGCATTCTGCCCCTGTAATTGTCGTATTTCACACTGTAGTGGTTCCATGTGTGTTGACGAGATTTGTAGCATAATAAATCGGAGATAATATGAGAAAAATAATTGTGCTGTCAATGATTTCATTGGATGGGGTCATGCAGGCACCCGGTGGGCCTGAGGAAGATACTTCAGGCGGTTTCAAATATGGTGGCTGGGTAGCACCGTATTCTGACGAAGTTTATAATGAGGTGCTGCAGAAAGAGTTGAAACCTGCAGATTATCTTTTGGGTAGGAAAACATTCGAAATTTGGGCCGGCTACTGGCCTGACCATGCTGACTTTTGGCCAGGTGTTAATGAAGGCACAAAATATGTGTTTTCCAAAAGTATGAAGAAGTCGGACCCGATGGTTACCGGGTGGAAAAACTCCGTGGTTGTAAGAAATCTGGCGGATATCAAAAAGCTCAAGAATTCAAATGGCCCGGACATTCAGGTGTGGGGTAGCAGTGAACTCGTTCAACTCCTCCTTAAGAAGGATATTGCGGACGAACTCAGGCTTAAAATTCACCCCTTGACTTTAGGCAAGGGAAAAAAGCTTTTTGGGAATGGAACGATTCCGGCAGCGTTTACACTGGCAGAGAGTATTGTTACGCCAAAAGGAGTCATTAT
This genomic stretch from Chitinophaga sp. XS-30 harbors:
- a CDS encoding helix-turn-helix domain-containing protein, which gives rise to MGSLLDDIKQNDKLPIRLVSPGFGQLPSDELFKQGHTHRKAYYFFLFMVDGCTQHRVDLQQFDIHTNELLIVLPHQMHELPKSKHGSDYFKIGFDESCLSLLPRQYPFLVNPLNTQKVIFSPAAAARLKSIFEILLELLSVMTTDPELILAHLNSLLTEINAAYFNADRVPADEKLSKYIDFKVFVENNLTDHPTIREIAEKLAINTNSLYGIVKQYSGLSPKEFMINRLILEARRRLYYGESASVKTLAFELGFNDPEYFSRLFRKVTGKTIAAFFQDLSGK
- a CDS encoding aldo/keto reductase; its protein translation is MNRTLGTNGPLVSATGLGCMGMSGAYGQSDEKESIATIERALELGHNFLDTSDHYGAGHNEDVIGQAIKGKREKAFLSVKTGQLLAPAANGGMAPGPVNTHPDYLRNAVIYSLRRLKTEYIDLYTPARVDPNVPIEETIGALADLVQKGVIRYIGLSEASAETVRRAAATHPVIALQTEYSLWSRDIEAEVLPTIRELGIGLVAYAPLSRGFLSGEFRKPEDIKDNRAHMPRYQGENFYKNLELVEKIRALAAGKNCTPAQLAIAWVLSQGDDIITIPGSKRIKHLEENIASEDVELTREDIESIDAIMPAGIVSGARYPERFLSTLNR
- a CDS encoding RNA polymerase sigma factor, which codes for MHEQSLNEWIARCQQGDTAAFGQIVTLYQSQIFAYVFRLVGNEDDAKDVVQETFLRAWTYCKTYDPKFRFRTWLYTIATNCSYDYLRSKKTLVPYAEENIILLSDQLANSNLEQQLLNRNIASVIAQLTHSLTPKQKLVFTLKYLEGLETEEITVITRLTAEKVKSNLYLAKKNIKEALRKMMIYEK
- a CDS encoding dihydrofolate reductase family protein, which codes for MRKIIVLSMISLDGVMQAPGGPEEDTSGGFKYGGWVAPYSDEVYNEVLQKELKPADYLLGRKTFEIWAGYWPDHADFWPGVNEGTKYVFSKSMKKSDPMVTGWKNSVVVRNLADIKKLKNSNGPDIQVWGSSELVQLLLKKDIADELRLKIHPLTLGKGKKLFGNGTIPAAFTLAESIVTPKGVIIAHYKRAGNVETGTSGA